The Porites lutea chromosome 4, jaPorLute2.1, whole genome shotgun sequence genome contains a region encoding:
- the LOC140934390 gene encoding G-protein coupled receptor GRL101-like yields MDTFSLCCYVNVSLKEVTCQFPKEAKDAFSGCNRMIHHQSLRISIWLLGLLAVLGNLAVIAWRMIRREDHPIQSCLLTNLALSDFLMGVYLMIISIQDQILSGNYFSYDRKWRSGELCRFAGALSVLSSEVSVLMLTVITAERLISIVFALKISRLTLRGAYRICSAVWIFGVAIAIVPMFDLPYFCNKDREYGYYGRSSVCLPLQLSSERLAGWEYSVAIFIVLNLAAFLFILAAYIFIILTVFKSQRRITSNGESNTSLNRESTLARRVFAIILTDFSCWVPVVILSILALFGKFKDPEGTVYVWFAVFVLPINSSVNPVLYTFSTPKVRDVLKGWVCRLLCFFSQMGTFQFFVCVKRNDKEGRGSNKEREMSVIMKELPSFNREIQPKNKVVSGVTNATTE; encoded by the exons atggACACCTTCTCTTTATGTTGCTACGTCAATGTTAGCCTTAAAGAAGTAACATGTCAATTTCCTAAAGAAGCAAAAGATGCCTTCTCTGGCTGCAATCGCATGATTCATCACCAGAGCCTCAGAATCAGCATATGGCTGCTCGGTCTTCTTGCGGTGCTTGGTAATCTGGCGGTTATCGCCTGGCGAATGATTCGGCGGGAAGACCACCCAATTCAAAGTTGCCTTCTGACAAATCTTGCATTGTCTGACTTCCTCATGGGAGTTTATCTTATGATTATTTCCATTCAAGACCAAATACTTTCAG GTAATTACTTCAGCTACGATCGAAAATGGCGATCAGGAGAGTTATGCAGATTTGCTGGTGCCTTGTCAGTGTTATCAAGTGAGGTATCTGTTTTGATGTTAACTGTTATCACCGCCGAGCGCCTGATCAGTATCGTCTTTGCACTAAAGATTTCTCGGTTGACCTTGCGAGGAGCCTACCGCATATGTTCTGCGGTTTGGATATTCGGAGTTGCTATCGCCATTGTGCCTATGTTTGACCTTCCATACTTCTGCAATAAGGACAGAGAATATGGGTATTATG GTCGTTCGTCGGTTTGTCTTCCTCTCCAACTGTCCTCAGAACGACTTGCAGGCTGGGAATATTCAGTTGCCATATTCATCGTTCTGAATCTCGCAGCTTTCCTTTTCATCCTGGCAGCTTACATTTTCATTATACTCACGGTCTTTAAATCACAACGGAGAATCACCTCAAACGGAGAATCCAATACCAGCCTCAACAGAGAGTCGACGCTCGCACGGAGAGTGTTCGCCATCATCTTAACTGACTTCAGTTGCTGGGTCCCTGTAGTAATCCTGAGCATTCTTGCTCTCTTTGGTAAATTCAAAGATCCTGAGGGGACGGTTTATGTGTGGTTTGCTGTTTTTGTTCTGCCAATCAACTCCTCTGTTAATCCAGTTCTATACACGTTTTCAACGCCGAAG gtGAGAGATGTGTTGAAAGGCtgggtttgccgtcttctttgttttttcagtcAAATGGGAACATTCCAGTTTTTTG TTTGTGTTAAAAGAAACGACAAAGAAGGAAGAGGGAGTAACAAAGAAAGAGAGATGTCAGTTATAATGAAGGAGCTCCCTTCGTTCAACCGTGAGATACAACCCAAAAACAAAGTAGTCAGTGGGGTTACTAATGCAACCacagaataa
- the LOC140935582 gene encoding neuropeptides capa receptor-like encodes MNDSAQPGNKISCSSDASTIFLVLLSVISLLAFTGNCLIILAFIKNINLKISHNYLIVNMAVSDLICVLFNWPLYTTEGMLKPSGNLITEPFLASLFCKLGIYVRAISYVVSILSLVLIAVDRYIATAFPLRASRITGKMRAILLTLCWCLPTAFLAPYLIHSQIVQIDEHAFCRNMMGPNKLEIYSFLGFIVFYCVPLVLIIVLYSRIVKYLQRRKKKPDGEIRGEGSSRLRIRQNQNILRIFGSIVLGFFACWTPLYIYMFLKSLYPSILEKDKCLLLKLVGILYYIFPVLSTAINPFILITFSSSFRTAVKSECFRFLSWKNHSRQFARVRVVSPQGPSIVLLEFTNLSKKIT; translated from the coding sequence ATGAATGACTCGGCTCAGCCTGGCAACAAGATCTCCTGTTCTTCTGACGCTTCTACAAtatttcttgttcttctttcagTAATCAGTCTTTTGGCATTTACTGGAAATTGCCTTATAATTTTAGCATTCATCAAGAATATTAACTTGAAGATCAGCCACAACTACCTCATAGTTAATATGGCGGTGTCTGATCTTATTTGTGTCCTCTTCAACTGGCCACTCTATACCACAGAAGGGATGTTAAAACCTAGCGGAAATCTTATTACGGAACCTTTTCTCGCCTCGTTATTTTGCAAGCTTGGGATTTATGTACGAGCCATCTCTTACGTGGTGTCTATTTTGAGCCTGGTCCTCATCGCTGTGGACAGATATATAGCAACCGCATTCCCGCTGAGAGCTTCGCGTATAACTGGAAAGATGCGGGCAATTTTACTGACATTATGCTGGTGCCTTCCTACAGCTTTCCTCGCCCCGTATTTGATTCACTCTCAAATTGTTCAAATTGACGAACATGCTTTTTGTAGAAACATGATGGGACCAAACAAACTGGAAATTTACAGCTTTTTGGGGTTTATAGTGTTTTATTGTGTGCCCCTtgttttaataattgttttatactCTCGTATTGTAAAGTATCTacaaagacgaaaaaaaaaacctgatgGTGAAATAAGAGGCGAAGGATCAAGTAGACTCAGGATAAGGCAAAATCAAAACATCTTGAGAATCTTTGGGTCAATTGTTCTCGGATTCTTTGCATGCTGGACACCTCTTTATATTTACATGTTTCTAAAATCGCTATATCCATCTATACTTGAAAAGGACAAATGTCTTTTACTTAAACTTGTGGGTATACTCTATTACATATTTCCAGTGCTTAGCACCGCGATAAAtccatttattttaataaccTTTAGCTCAAGCTTTCGAACGGCTGTAAAGAGTGAGTGCTTTCGTTTTTTGTCATGGAAGAATCATTCCCGCCAGTTTGCCCGTGTAAGAGTGGTTTCTCCGCAAGGACCAAGTATCGTGCTACTAGAATTTACAAACTTATCGAAAAAAATAACGTGA
- the LOC140935058 gene encoding neuropeptides capa receptor-like, with amino-acid sequence MNNTSSAQPGNQIFCSSDSSTTFLAVLSTISLFALTGNFIVILTFIKTVSLKTSHNYFIINMAVSDLICVLLNWPLYATEGMLKPGGNLFTEPLIASLFCKLGIYVRAMSYVVSILSLVLIAVDRYIATVFPLRASHITGKMRTILLTLCWCLPAVFLVPYLIHSDIFRIDEHAFCRNMMGPTKLKIYSFLGFVVFYCVPLILIIVLYSLIVKYLRRRKEEQDGEIRHSERSKRLREKQNQNILKIFGSIVLGFFACWTPLYIYMFLKSLYPSILEKDKCLLLKLVGILYYIFPVLSTALNPFILITFSSSFRLAVKSECYRLLSWRNHSNQFARVRPDATQGPSIEQLEFTNISKK; translated from the coding sequence ATGAATAACACCTCTTCAGCTCAACCCGGAAACCAGATCTTCTGTTCTTCTGACTCATCTACTACATTTCTTGCTGTTCTTTCAACAATCAGTCTTTTTGCATTAACTGGGAATTTTATTGTCATTCTAACATTCATCAAGACGGTTAGCCTGAAGACCAGCCACAACTACTTCATTATTAACATGGCGGTATCCGATCTTATCTGTGTTCTCCTTAACTGGCCACTCTATGCCACAGAAGGGATGTTAAAACCTGGCGGAAATCTTTTTACAGAACCTTTAATCGCCTCATTATTTTGCAAGCTTGGGATTTATGTACGAGCCATGTCTTACGTGGTGTCTATTTTGAGCCTGGTCCTCATCGCTGTGGACAGATATATAGCAACTGTATTTCCGCTGAGAGCTTCGCATATAACTGGAAAGATGCGGACAATTTTACTGACATTATGCTGGTGCCTTCCTGCAGTTTTCCTCGTCCCGTACTTGATTCATTCGGACATTTTTCGAATAGACGAACATGCTTTTTGTAGAAACATGATGGGGCCAACCAAACTGAAAATTTACAGCTTTTTGGGGTTTGTAGTGTTTTATTGTGTGCCCCTTATTTTAATAATTGTTCTGTACTCTCTTATTGTAAAGTATCTACGAAGACGAAAAGAGGAGCAGGATGGAGAAATCAGACATAGCGAAAGATCAAAGAGACTCAGGGAGAAGCAAAATCAAAACATCTTGAAAATCTTTGGGTCAATTGTTCTCGGATTCTTTGCATGCTGGACACCTCTTTATATTTACATGTTTCTAAAATCGCTATATCCATCTATACTTGAAAAGGACAAATGTCTTTTACTTAAACTTGTGGGTATACTTTATTACATATTTCCAGTGCTTAGCACCGCGCTAAAtccatttattttaataaccTTTAGCTCAAGCTTTCGATTGGCTGTGAAGAGTGAGTGCTATCGTTTATTGTCCTGGAGAAATCATTCCAACCAGTTTGCCCGTGTAAGACCGGATGCTACACAGGGACCAAGTATTGAGCAACTAGAATTTACCAACATAtctaaaaaataa